GGTCCTCGGCTTCCAGCTCGGCACGGAGCATGGCCGCCTGCTCGCGCAGGCGGTCCGTCTGCTCCGCGTAGACATGCGCGAACAGGTCCATCGGATCCACCACCGGATCGGCGTTCATCCCGTCGCGCAGGGACGCCGCCATCGCCTCGGCCTCGTCGCGCGCGGCCGTGATGCCCGCCTCGTCGAGGATTCCGCGCGCGGTCAGCTCGCGCTCCAGCAGGACGATCGGGTCGTGTGCCTTCCACGCCTCGACCTCCGCGTCACCGCGGTAGCGCGTCGCGTCGTCGGCGTTGGTGTGCGCCTCCATGCGGTACGTGACGGCCTCGATCAGCGTCGGGCCGCCGCCGGAGCGGGCCCGCCGGACGGCCTCGGACAGCACCTCGTGCATCGCGGCGATGTCGTTGCCGTCGACCAGCCGGCCCGGCATGCCGTATCCGACGGCCTTGTGGGCCAGCGTCGGGGCGGCGGTCTGCTTGGCGAGCGGGACGGAGATCGCGAAGCCGTTGTTCTGCACGAGGAAGACCACGGGGGCCTTCCACACGGCGGCGAAGTTCAGCGCCTCGTGGAAGTCGCCCTCACTGGTGCCGCCGTCGCCGACCATGGCGAGGGCGACGACGTCGTCGCCGCGCAGCCGCGCCGCGTGCGCCAGGCCCACCGCGTGCGGCAGCTGGGTGGCGAGCGGGGTCGAGAGGGGGGCTATGCGGTGCTCGCGCGGGTCGTAGCCGGTGTGCCAGTCGCCGCGCAGCAGGGTCAGCGCCTGTACGGGGTCCAGTCCGCGCGCCACGGCCGCCAGGGTGTCGCGGTAGCTCGGGAAGAGCCAGTCCTGCTCTTCCAGGACCATCGCGGCGGCGATCTCGCAGGCCTCCTGGCCGACGGTGGAGGGGTACACGGCGAGCCGGCCCTGCTTGGTGAGCGCCGTGGCCTGGGCGTTGTAGCGACGGCCGCGGACCAGCTCGGCGTAGCACCGGCGCATCAGCGCGGGGTCGAGGCGGTCGGCCGCCTCGGTGCCCAGCACGCGGTAGGGCTCGGCGTCCGGAAGCAGCGGGGCGGCGTCCGTACGGGGCCTCCAGGCGGGCGGCGGGGTGGGACGGTGGGACGCACCGGCACCGGGCAGCTCTTGGACCGTCATGGCGGCGTACACCTCCTCGTGGGAAGCGGGCAGGGGTGGCCCCGGATGTGAGGCCCCTCACCTACCGATTGTTCGGTTGCCTGCGCATTTTGGCTACAGGCGGCTCCAGGCTGTGGACAAACTGGCGCCGGGGCCCTGGGATGGATGCAGGACGTCCAGGAGAGGGAGGCATCGGGCAATGCCGGATGAACAAATGGCCGCGGCCGGTTCCGCACCGGTTCCACCTGGGGGCGCACCGGGAGCCTCCGCGGCCCCTCCCGTCGCACCACGGCCCCTGGACCCGATCGACCGGTCGATCATGCGGCTGCTGCAGGCGGACGGCCGGGCCTCCATACGCTCCGTGGCCGAGCAGGTCCACGTCTCGCGGGCGAACGCGTACGCGCGGATCAACCGGCTCATCGACGACGGGGTGATCCGCGGCTTCACTGCACGCGTCAACCACGAGCGCGCGGGCCAGGGCGCCTCCGCCTACATCACCCTGAAGATCGTCCAGAACTCCTGGCGAACGGTCCGCGAACAGCTGCGCGAGCTCCCCGGCGCCGCGCACATCGCCCTGGTCAGCGGCGACTTCGACGTCCTGCTCCTCGTGCACACCCCGGACAACCGGACCCTGCGCGAGCTGGTCCTGACCCGCCTCCAGGCCATCCCGGAGGTCCTGTCGACGCGCACCCTGCTGGTCTTCGAGGAAACCGACCTCCTCGCCCCCGGCCCGGGCCCCTCGGGCGGCCCGGCGGCAATCGCCGAGGAGTAGGGGGCGTCCGGGTGACAGGGCGGCGCGGTGCGACCGTTTGCGCCGGTCCGGGAGCGGGCCGACACGGCCGGCACCCGGACCGCCGGTGTGGCTGTCGGGCGGCCGGCGGGTGGTCAGCGGGTGGTGCGCAGGCCGTCGAAGGCCATGTGGACGACCGCGTCCGCCAGCTGTTCGGGGCCGGTGCCCGGGTGTGGGCGGTACCACTCGACCAGCGAGTTCACCATGCCGAAGAGGAGGCGGGTGGCGAGGCGGATGTCCACGTCCGCCCGCAGGTCGCCGTCCGCGGCGGCGGCCTTCAGCAGCTCCGCCACCTGGTGGTCGAACTCCCGGCGGCGCTCAAGCGCCCACCTCTCGGTGCGGGTGTTGCCCCGGACCCGCAGCAGCAGCGTCACGTACGGCAGCTCGCCGACCAGCACCTCGACCGTGCGGCGCGTGACGTACTCGACGCGCTCGACGGCCCGGCCGCGGACCGCCCCCGGCTCCTCCAGCACCGCGAAGAGCCCGTCGAGGGCCCGGCTGACGGCTCGCCGCAGCAGCTCCTCCTTGCCCGTGACGTGGTGGTAGATCGAGGACTTCGAGATGCCCGCGGCCTTGGACAGGTGCTCCATCGAGGTGCCGTCGTAGCCGCGCTCGTTGAAGACCTGCACGGCCACGGACAGCAGCGTCTCGGGGGTGTAGGTGTCGCGCTTGACCGTGGTCACAGCGTGCCCTCCTCGTCGCCCGCCGCGTAGCCCAGCTTGAACAGCGCCAGCGAGGGCGCGTACCGGCCGCCGGGGCAGCGCTCGTCGAGGTGGTGCAGCAGGTCGTAGGCCCAGTCCCGGCCGAGCCGGTCGTGCCATTCGGAGGGGCCCAGCGGGTAGTTGACGCCGAGCCGCATCGCGGTGTCGATGTCCTCGGCGGAGGCCACGCCCCGGGCCACGGCGTCGGCGGTGAGGTCGATCAGCATCGCCACGGTCCGGGCGACGATCATGCCGGGGACGTCGCCGATGACGGAGACCTGCTTGCCGAGCTTCTGGAAGAGGCCGATCGCCTCGGCGAGGGTGCGCTCGCTGGTGTCCTCGCTCGCGGAGAGGGCGATCCGGGTGGCGCCCCGGTAGTCGAGCGCGAGGTCGAAGTAGACGACGTCGGCGAACTCGACGGAGGTCTTGCCGTCCGCGAGGACGAGCTGGCCCTCGCCGGGCAGCTGGATGTACGGGCCGCCCTGCTCGGCGGCCGTGACCGCGATCCCGGCCTCCTGGAGCAGGTCGGCCAGTTCGGCGGCGGGGCCGAGGTCGCCGACGACGGTCACCTTGTCGGGGGCCTCCTCGGGCCCGGCGGTGTGCGGCTGCGCGGCGACCGCGTCGGGGCCGTACGGGAACCAGCCGTGCCCCGACTTGCGGCCCAGGCGGCCCGACTGGACCAGCCGGCGCTGCGCGAGCGACGGGGTGAACTTGGGGCTGCGGAAGAAGGACTCCCACACGGAGCGGGTCACGGCCTCGTTGACGTCCTGGCCGATCAGGTCGGTCAGGGCGAAGGGCCCCATCTTGAAGCCGCCGCTCTCGCGGAGCACGGCGTCGATGGTGGCCGGGTCGGCGCCCTGCTCCTCGTACACCGCGAAGGCCTCGGCGTAGAAGGGGCGGGCGATCCGGTTGACGATGAAGCCGGGGGTGTCGGCGCAGCGCACCGGCGTCTTGCCCCAGCCGAGGACCGTGCGGTAGGCGCGCTCGGCGGCGTCCGGGTCGGTCGCGGAGCCGCTGACCACCTCGACGAGCGGGAGCAGCGGGGCCGGGTTGAAGAAGTGCAGGCCGAGGAAGCGGCCGGGGTGTGCGAGACCGGCGGCGAGCTCGGTGACGGAGAGGGAGGAGGTGTTCGTGGCGAGCAGCGCGTCCGGCTCCAGCACGTCTTCGAGCGCGGCGAAGAGGGTCTGCTTGATCCCGACGTTCTCGACGACGGCCTCGATGACGAGGGCGGCCCCGGCGAGGTCGGCGAGGGCCCCGGCGGGGGCGATCCGGCCGACCGCCTCCGCGGCCTCGGCCCGGTCCAGACGGCCCTTCGCGGCCATCCGCTCGACACGGTCCTGCACGATGGCGACGCCGCCGGAGGCGAGCGCGGCATCGATGTCGTAGATCAGCACACGGTGGCCGGCGAGAAGGGCCACCTGGGCGATGCCCTGGCCCATCGTGCCCGCTCCGACGACCGCCACAGTGCGGGACCGCTCGATTGCTGTCATGTCCTGATCCTCCCGCACCGACTTTTCCACAGGCCCGCCGGGCCCTCTTGTCCCGACCGATCGTTCGGTTACTCTAACTCCAGTCTGCTCTCCTTCGCCCGGCTCAACGAGGAGTTGGTCCCTGATGGCCGCCGAGCTCACCGTCCCCCAGCTGTCCGCCAAGCACCGGCCCACCCTGGACCAGGCCCTGTCGGCGATCCGCAGCCGCGCCTACTGGTCCCCGCATCCCGAACACCCCAAGGCGTACGGCGAGACCGCCCCGGCCGACGGGCTGGCCGCCTTCGAAGCGCTCCGCGGCACCCGGCTGGACCTCGGCCAGCCCGGCACCGACGGCTTCACGGGCGCGGAGAAGTCCCCGTACGGCCTGGACCTCGGCGTCGAGTACCCGCACGTGGACGTGGACATGCTGCTGCCCGCGATGAAGGCCGGCATGGCCGCCTGGCGCGACGCGGGTCCGGAGGCACGCGCCCTGGTCTGCATCGAGATCCTGGCCCGCATCTCGGCCCGCACCCACGAGTTCGCGCACGCGGTCATGCACACCAGCGGCCAGGCCTTCATGATGGCGTTCCAGGCGGGCGGCCCCCACGCGCAGGACCGCGGCCTGGAGGCCGTGGCGTACGCGTACGAGGAGCAGACCCGGGTCCCGGGGCAGGCCGACTGGTCGAAGCCGCAGGGCAAGAAGGACCCGCTGGAGCTCGGAAAGACCTTCACCGCGGTCCCCCGCGGCATCGCCCTCATGATCGGCTGCAACACCTTCCCGACCTGGAACGGCTACCCGGGCCTGTTCGCCTCGCTGGCCACCGGCAACCCGGTGCTGGTCAAGCCGCACCCGCGGGCCGTGCTGCCGCTCGCGCTGACCGTGCAGGTGGCGCGCGAGGTCCTGGCGGAGACGGGCTTCGACCCGAACCTGGTCGCGCTCGCGGTCGAGCGCCCGGGCGAGGGCATCGCCAAGGACCTCGCCGTCCGCCCCGAGATCAAGCTGATCGACTACACGGGCTCCACGGAGTTCGGCGACTGGCTGGAGGCCAACGCCCGCCAGGCGCAGGTCTACACGGAGAAGGCGGGCGTCAACACCGTCGTCCTGGACTCCACCGACAACTACAAGGGGATGCTGGCCAACCTGGCCTTCTCCCTGTCGCTCTACAGCGGCCAGATGTGCACCACCCCGCAGAACCTGCTCATCCCGCGCGACGGCATCGCCACGGACGCCGGCCACAAGTCCTACGACGAGGTCGTGGCCGACCTGGCGGCCTCGGTGGGCGGCCTGCTCGGCGACGACGCCCGGGCCAACGCGCTGCTCGGCGCCCTGGTCAACCCGGACGTCAAGGCCCGCCTGGAGGCGGCGGCCGAGCTCGGCGAGGTCGCGCTGGCCTCCCGCGAGGTCGCCAACCCCGAGTTCCCGGACGCGGTGGTCCGTACGCCGGTGATGGTCAAGCTGGACGCCGGCAAGCCGGACGCGGACGCGCCCTTCCTGTCCGAGTGCTTCGGCCCGGTCTCCTTCGCGGTGGCCGTCGACTCCACGGCGGACGCGCTGGAGCTGCTGCGCCGCACCGTGCGGGAGAAGGGCGCCATGACGGTGGGCGCCTACACCACCTCCGCGGACACCGAGCGGGCGGTCGAGGAGGTCTGCCTGGAGGAGTCCGCGCAGCTCTCCCTGAACCTGACGGGCGGGGTCTACGTCAACCAGACGGCGGCCTTCTCGGACTTCCATGGCTCCGGCGGCAACCCCGCGGCCAACGCCGCGCTGTGCGACGGCGCCTTCGTCGCGAACCGCTTCCGCGTGGTGGAGGTCCGCCGCCAGGCGTAGCCGGTGCGCCCCCGCTCAGGCGTCGGAGGCGCCGGGCGGGGGTCCGCCCCAGTGGAAGAGGGCCATGGCCACGCTGGTGGCGAGGTTGTAGCTGGAGACCTGGGGCCGCATCGGCAGCGACACCAGGTGGTCGGCCCGCGCGCGCAGCTCGGGGGAGATCCCGTGCCGCTCCGAGCCGAAGGCCAGCAGCGCGTCGTCCGGGAGGGTGAGGCCGCGGATGTCCCCGCCCTCCGGGTCGAGCGCGTACAGCGGCCCCGGCGGCAGCTCGTCGAGGGCGAGGCGCTCGACGGTGGTGGCGTAGTGCAGTCCGGCGCCGGCCCGGACGACGTTCGGGTGCCAGGGGTCGAGATCGCCCCGGGTCACCACCCCGGTGGCGCCGAAACCGGCGGCGAGGCGGACGACGGCTCCGACGTTGCCGAGG
This DNA window, taken from Streptomyces sp. TN58, encodes the following:
- the pdhA gene encoding pyruvate dehydrogenase (acetyl-transferring) E1 component subunit alpha yields the protein MTVQELPGAGASHRPTPPPAWRPRTDAAPLLPDAEPYRVLGTEAADRLDPALMRRCYAELVRGRRYNAQATALTKQGRLAVYPSTVGQEACEIAAAMVLEEQDWLFPSYRDTLAAVARGLDPVQALTLLRGDWHTGYDPREHRIAPLSTPLATQLPHAVGLAHAARLRGDDVVALAMVGDGGTSEGDFHEALNFAAVWKAPVVFLVQNNGFAISVPLAKQTAAPTLAHKAVGYGMPGRLVDGNDIAAMHEVLSEAVRRARSGGGPTLIEAVTYRMEAHTNADDATRYRGDAEVEAWKAHDPIVLLERELTARGILDEAGITAARDEAEAMAASLRDGMNADPVVDPMDLFAHVYAEQTDRLREQAAMLRAELEAEDQA
- a CDS encoding TetR/AcrR family transcriptional regulator, which translates into the protein MTTVKRDTYTPETLLSVAVQVFNERGYDGTSMEHLSKAAGISKSSIYHHVTGKEELLRRAVSRALDGLFAVLEEPGAVRGRAVERVEYVTRRTVEVLVGELPYVTLLLRVRGNTRTERWALERRREFDHQVAELLKAAAADGDLRADVDIRLATRLLFGMVNSLVEWYRPHPGTGPEQLADAVVHMAFDGLRTTR
- a CDS encoding 3-hydroxyacyl-CoA dehydrogenase; amino-acid sequence: MTAIERSRTVAVVGAGTMGQGIAQVALLAGHRVLIYDIDAALASGGVAIVQDRVERMAAKGRLDRAEAAEAVGRIAPAGALADLAGAALVIEAVVENVGIKQTLFAALEDVLEPDALLATNTSSLSVTELAAGLAHPGRFLGLHFFNPAPLLPLVEVVSGSATDPDAAERAYRTVLGWGKTPVRCADTPGFIVNRIARPFYAEAFAVYEEQGADPATIDAVLRESGGFKMGPFALTDLIGQDVNEAVTRSVWESFFRSPKFTPSLAQRRLVQSGRLGRKSGHGWFPYGPDAVAAQPHTAGPEEAPDKVTVVGDLGPAAELADLLQEAGIAVTAAEQGGPYIQLPGEGQLVLADGKTSVEFADVVYFDLALDYRGATRIALSASEDTSERTLAEAIGLFQKLGKQVSVIGDVPGMIVARTVAMLIDLTADAVARGVASAEDIDTAMRLGVNYPLGPSEWHDRLGRDWAYDLLHHLDERCPGGRYAPSLALFKLGYAAGDEEGTL
- a CDS encoding TrmH family RNA methyltransferase, which encodes MTERVGGDETVRQWREGVGRGDLVLLDGFHALKHALRFGADVRMAVADDPGAVRALARELAPDVEADVVRLVRPAVLRELLPRVHPTGVAALAVRPDRAAGLAGLRRTPRPAPVVVLDNPRNLGNVGAVVRLAAGFGATGVVTRGDLDPWHPNVVRAGAGLHYATTVERLALDELPPGPLYALDPEGGDIRGLTLPDDALLAFGSERHGISPELRARADHLVSLPMRPQVSSYNLATSVAMALFHWGGPPPGASDA
- the paaN gene encoding phenylacetic acid degradation protein PaaN; the encoded protein is MAAELTVPQLSAKHRPTLDQALSAIRSRAYWSPHPEHPKAYGETAPADGLAAFEALRGTRLDLGQPGTDGFTGAEKSPYGLDLGVEYPHVDVDMLLPAMKAGMAAWRDAGPEARALVCIEILARISARTHEFAHAVMHTSGQAFMMAFQAGGPHAQDRGLEAVAYAYEEQTRVPGQADWSKPQGKKDPLELGKTFTAVPRGIALMIGCNTFPTWNGYPGLFASLATGNPVLVKPHPRAVLPLALTVQVAREVLAETGFDPNLVALAVERPGEGIAKDLAVRPEIKLIDYTGSTEFGDWLEANARQAQVYTEKAGVNTVVLDSTDNYKGMLANLAFSLSLYSGQMCTTPQNLLIPRDGIATDAGHKSYDEVVADLAASVGGLLGDDARANALLGALVNPDVKARLEAAAELGEVALASREVANPEFPDAVVRTPVMVKLDAGKPDADAPFLSECFGPVSFAVAVDSTADALELLRRTVREKGAMTVGAYTTSADTERAVEEVCLEESAQLSLNLTGGVYVNQTAAFSDFHGSGGNPAANAALCDGAFVANRFRVVEVRRQA
- a CDS encoding Lrp/AsnC family transcriptional regulator, translated to MPDEQMAAAGSAPVPPGGAPGASAAPPVAPRPLDPIDRSIMRLLQADGRASIRSVAEQVHVSRANAYARINRLIDDGVIRGFTARVNHERAGQGASAYITLKIVQNSWRTVREQLRELPGAAHIALVSGDFDVLLLVHTPDNRTLRELVLTRLQAIPEVLSTRTLLVFEETDLLAPGPGPSGGPAAIAEE